In the genome of Lynx canadensis isolate LIC74 chromosome F1, mLynCan4.pri.v2, whole genome shotgun sequence, one region contains:
- the MTARC2 gene encoding mitochondrial amidoxime reducing component 2 isoform X1 produces the protein MGAAGSSALGRLGLPASRLPAQPRPGWLAVTALGLAAVALGTVAWRRARSRRRRRLQQVGTVAQLWIYPVKSCKGVAVSAAECTALGLRCGHLRDRFWLVIKEDGHMVTARQEPRLVLVSITYEGDRLILRAPGMDQLVLPGKLPSSNKLHDCRLFGMDIKGRDCGDQAAKWFTSFLKTEAFRLVQFEDHMKGRSSKKIFSTLVPNYQVAYPDCSPIMLLSEASLVDLNTRLEKKLKMDQFRPSIVVTGCDAFEEDTWDELLIGNVEMKKVLACPRCILTTVDPDTGVIDRKEPLETLKSYRLCDPSEKQIYKSSPLFGVYYSVEKVGSLNVGDPVYRMVP, from the exons ATGGGCGCCGCCGGCTCGTCGGCCCTGGGCCGCCTCGGCCTCCCCGCGTCGCGCCTCCCCGCGCAGCCCCGGCCCGGCTGGCTCGCGGTGACCGCGCTGGGACTGGCCGCCGTGGCGCTGGGGACCGTCGCCTGGCGCCGCGCGCGGTCCAGGCGGCGCCGGCGGCTGCAGCAGGTGGGCACCGTGGCGCAGCTCTGGATCTACCCGGTCAAGTCCTGCAAGGGGGTGGCGGTGAGCGCGGCGGAGTGCACGGCCCTGGGGCTGCGCTGCGGCCACCTGCGGGACAG GTTTTGGCTGGTGATTAAGGAAGATGGGCACATGGTCACCGCCCGGCAGGAGCCTCGCCTGGTGCTGGTGTCCATCACCTATGAGGGTGACCGCCTGATCCTCAGGGCTCCGGGCATGGACCAGCTGGTTTTGCCGGGCAAGCTGCCTTCTTCAAACAAGCTGCATGATTGCAG GCTGTTTGGGATGGACAtcaagggcagggactgtggcGACCAGGCAGCTAAGTGGTTCACCAGCTTCTTGAAAACAGAAGCTTTCAGGTTGGTTCAGTTTGAAGATCACATGAAGGGAAGGTCATCGAAGAAAATTTTCTCTACCCTTGTACCGAATTACCAG GTGGCCTACCCAGACTGCAGCCCGATCATGCTCCTCTCGGAAGCCTCCCTGGTGGATCTGAATACCAGGctggagaagaaactgaaaatggacCAGTTCAGACCCAGCATTGTGGTGACAGGCTGCGATGCCTTTGAGGAG GATACCTGGGATGAGCTCCTCATTGGCAACGTAGAGATGAAAAAGGTTTTGGCTTGCCCCAG GTGCATTTTGACCACTGTAGACCCAGATACCGGAGTGATAGACAGGAAGGAGCCACTGGAAACCCTGAAGAG CTACCGCCTGTGTGATCCTTCTGAGAAGCAGATCTACAAGTCGTCCCCACTTTTTGGGGTCTATTACTCAGTGGAGAAAGTCGGCAGCTTGAACGTTGGTGACCCCGTGTATCGGATGGTACCGTGA
- the MTARC2 gene encoding mitochondrial amidoxime reducing component 2 isoform X2, which translates to MGAAGSSALGRLGLPASRLPAQPRPGWLAVTALGLAAVALGTVAWRRARSRRRRRLQQVGTVAQLWIYPVKSCKGVAVSAAECTALGLRCGHLRDRFWLVIKEDGHMVTARQEPRLVLVSITYEGDRLILRAPGMDQLVLPGKLPSSNKLHDCRLFGMDIKGRDCGDQAAKWFTSFLKTEAFRLVQFEDHMKGRSSKKIFSTLVPNYQVAYPDCSPIMLLSEASLVDLNTRLEKKLKMDQFRPSIVVTGCDAFEEDTWDELLIGNVEMKKVLACPSYRLCDPSEKQIYKSSPLFGVYYSVEKVGSLNVGDPVYRMVP; encoded by the exons ATGGGCGCCGCCGGCTCGTCGGCCCTGGGCCGCCTCGGCCTCCCCGCGTCGCGCCTCCCCGCGCAGCCCCGGCCCGGCTGGCTCGCGGTGACCGCGCTGGGACTGGCCGCCGTGGCGCTGGGGACCGTCGCCTGGCGCCGCGCGCGGTCCAGGCGGCGCCGGCGGCTGCAGCAGGTGGGCACCGTGGCGCAGCTCTGGATCTACCCGGTCAAGTCCTGCAAGGGGGTGGCGGTGAGCGCGGCGGAGTGCACGGCCCTGGGGCTGCGCTGCGGCCACCTGCGGGACAG GTTTTGGCTGGTGATTAAGGAAGATGGGCACATGGTCACCGCCCGGCAGGAGCCTCGCCTGGTGCTGGTGTCCATCACCTATGAGGGTGACCGCCTGATCCTCAGGGCTCCGGGCATGGACCAGCTGGTTTTGCCGGGCAAGCTGCCTTCTTCAAACAAGCTGCATGATTGCAG GCTGTTTGGGATGGACAtcaagggcagggactgtggcGACCAGGCAGCTAAGTGGTTCACCAGCTTCTTGAAAACAGAAGCTTTCAGGTTGGTTCAGTTTGAAGATCACATGAAGGGAAGGTCATCGAAGAAAATTTTCTCTACCCTTGTACCGAATTACCAG GTGGCCTACCCAGACTGCAGCCCGATCATGCTCCTCTCGGAAGCCTCCCTGGTGGATCTGAATACCAGGctggagaagaaactgaaaatggacCAGTTCAGACCCAGCATTGTGGTGACAGGCTGCGATGCCTTTGAGGAG GATACCTGGGATGAGCTCCTCATTGGCAACGTAGAGATGAAAAAGGTTTTGGCTTGCCCCAG CTACCGCCTGTGTGATCCTTCTGAGAAGCAGATCTACAAGTCGTCCCCACTTTTTGGGGTCTATTACTCAGTGGAGAAAGTCGGCAGCTTGAACGTTGGTGACCCCGTGTATCGGATGGTACCGTGA